In one window of Haemorhous mexicanus isolate bHaeMex1 chromosome 31, bHaeMex1.pri, whole genome shotgun sequence DNA:
- the SCNM1 gene encoding sodium channel modifier 1 isoform X1: MSFKRDESDPGPLGALQRRRVAELLASAIPEDEALLLRDGRLACSLCPQRPVCDTLQTLLLHRAGRKHLDNLQRSFGRHRWPQVALQGPQVTPQEAPGVAPGVQAPLLARTRRLARSALLRAAPYSSCCRRATSKGSSSRTGIPGVIPKNSQTPPEPSRNPGNAGNAETPGPAHREGAPKDGKRGRKGNSRSPEGLSPERLRILRHHLHLRSRGWLQDPAGNWVKDGNAEFDSDEEEPPPLPPA; the protein is encoded by the exons ATGTCCTTTAAGCGCGACGAGAGCGACCCGGGGCCGCTCGGGGCGCTGCAG aggcGCCGCGTGGCCGAGCTGCTGGCCAGCGCCATCCCCGAGGACGAGGCGCTGCTGCTGCGCGATGGCAG gctggcgTGCTCGCTGTGTCCCCAGCGGCCCGTGTGTGACACTCTGCAGACGCTGCTGCTGCACCGGGCGGGCAGGAAGCACCTGGACA ACCTGCAGCGTTCCTTCGGGCGGCACCGCTGGCCCCAGGtggccctgcagggaccccaggtgaccccgcAGGAGGCCCCGGGTGTGGCCCCAGGTGTGCAG GCGCCGCTGCTGGCGCGGACGCGCCGCCTGGCCCGGAGCGCGCTGCTGAGAGCGGCCCCGTACAGCAGCTGCTGCCGGAGAGCCAC gtcgaagggcagcagctcccggACCGGGATCCCCGGGGtgatcccaaaaaattcccagacACCACCAGAGCCGTCCCGGAACCCCGGGAATGCCGGGAATGCCGAAACCCCCGGCCCTGCAcacagagagg GCGCTCCCAAGGATGGGAAGcggggaaggaaaggaaattcccGAAGTcccgaggggctgagcccggAGCGGCTGCGGATCCTGCGGCACCACCTGCACCTGCGCAG ccGGGGCTGGCTCCAGGATCCCGCTGGGAACTGGGTGAAGGACGGGAACGCCGAGTTCGACTCCGACGAGGAGGAGCcgccaccactgccaccagcctga
- the LYSMD1 gene encoding lysM and putative peptidoglycan-binding domain-containing protein 1 isoform X4, with protein sequence MAGSGGAGAAPREHRLQPGDTLQGLALRYGVTMEQIQRSNRLYSSDTIFLRATLLIPGHRDTPGDTAGDTAGDTAGDTAGDTPGDTPGDTPGDGPGPSRRDLSASDFLRRLDAEIGRCKEAAAQRLQGPSCSRAQGQRGRDLHLVTPGTLGTPGIRSSPCDPGDSGDIGDTRDQIFTL encoded by the exons ATGGCGGGGAGCGGCGGAgccggggcggccccgcgggAGCACCGCCTGCAGCCCGGGGACACGCTGCAGGGGCTGGCGCTGCGCTACGGGGTGACG ATGGAGCAGATCCAGCGCTCCAACCGCCTCTACTCCTCGGACACCATCTTCCTGAGAGCCACGCTGCTCATCCCGGGACACCGCGACACCCCCGGGGACACCGCCGGGGACACCGCCGGGGACACCGCCGGGGACACCgccggggacacccccggggacacccccggggacacccccggggaCGGTCCCGGCCCCTCCCGCCGCGACCTCTCGGCCTCGGATTTCCTGCGGCGCTTGGACGCCGAGATCGGGCGCTGCAAGGAGGCGGCGGCGCAGCGGCTGCAGGGCCCGAGCTGCAG CCGCGCTCAGGGACAGCGAGGACGAGATCTTCAC CTTGTGACaccggggacattggggacacccgGGATCAGATCTTCACCTTGTGAccccggggacagcggggacattggggacacccgGGATCAGATCTTCAC CTTGTGA
- the LYSMD1 gene encoding lysM and putative peptidoglycan-binding domain-containing protein 1 isoform X3, with protein MAGSGGAGAAPREHRLQPGDTLQGLALRYGVTMEQIQRSNRLYSSDTIFLRATLLIPGHRDTPGDTAGDTAGDTAGDTAGDTPGDTPGDTPGDGPGPSRRDLSASDFLRRLDAEIGRCKEAAAQRLQGPSCSRAQGQRGRDLHLVTPGTLGTPGIRSSPCDPGDSGDIGDTRDQIFTL; from the exons ATGGCGGGGAGCGGCGGAgccggggcggccccgcgggAGCACCGCCTGCAGCCCGGGGACACGCTGCAGGGGCTGGCGCTGCGCTACGGGGTGACG ATGGAGCAGATCCAGCGCTCCAACCGCCTCTACTCCTCGGACACCATCTTCCTGAGAGCCACGCTGCTCATCCCGGGACACCGCGACACCCCCGGGGACACCGCCGGGGACACCGCCGGGGACACCGCCGGGGACACCgccggggacacccccggggacacccccggggacacccccggggaCGGTCCCGGCCCCTCCCGCCGCGACCTCTCGGCCTCGGATTTCCTGCGGCGCTTGGACGCCGAGATCGGGCGCTGCAAGGAGGCGGCGGCGCAGCGGCTGCAGGGCCCGAGCTGCAG CCGCGCTCAGGGACAGCGAGGACGAGATCTTCAC CTTGTGACaccggggacattggggacacccgGGATCAGATCTTCACCTTGTGAccccggggacagcggggacattggggacacccgGGATCAGATCTTCACCTTGTGA
- the LYSMD1 gene encoding lysM and putative peptidoglycan-binding domain-containing protein 1 isoform X1 — translation MAGSGGAGAAPREHRLQPGDTLQGLALRYGVTMEQIQRSNRLYSSDTIFLRATLLIPGHRDTPGDTAGDTAGDTAGDTAGDTPGDTPGDTPGDGPGPSRRDLSASDFLRRLDAEIGRCKEAAAQRLQGPSCSRAQGQRGRDLHLVTPGTAGTLGTPWIRSSPCDPGDSGDIGDTRDQIFTL, via the exons ATGGCGGGGAGCGGCGGAgccggggcggccccgcgggAGCACCGCCTGCAGCCCGGGGACACGCTGCAGGGGCTGGCGCTGCGCTACGGGGTGACG ATGGAGCAGATCCAGCGCTCCAACCGCCTCTACTCCTCGGACACCATCTTCCTGAGAGCCACGCTGCTCATCCCGGGACACCGCGACACCCCCGGGGACACCGCCGGGGACACCGCCGGGGACACCGCCGGGGACACCgccggggacacccccggggacacccccggggacacccccggggaCGGTCCCGGCCCCTCCCGCCGCGACCTCTCGGCCTCGGATTTCCTGCGGCGCTTGGACGCCGAGATCGGGCGCTGCAAGGAGGCGGCGGCGCAGCGGCTGCAGGGCCCGAGCTGCAG CCGCGCTCAGGGACAGCGAGGACGAGATCTTCACCTTGTGAcaccggggacagcggggacattggggacaccctggaTCAGATCTTCAC CTTGTGAccccggggacagcggggacattggggacacccgGGATCAGATCTTCACCTTGTGA
- the LYSMD1 gene encoding lysM and putative peptidoglycan-binding domain-containing protein 1 isoform X6 — MAGSGGAGAAPREHRLQPGDTLQGLALRYGVTMEQIQRSNRLYSSDTIFLRATLLIPGHRDTPGDTAGDTAGDTAGDTAGDTPGDTPGDTPGDGPGPSRRDLSASDFLRRLDAEIGRCKEAAAQRLQGPSCSPGPAAGGPGPASPRGARLGPRPLTRTPRAAALRDSEDEIFTL, encoded by the exons ATGGCGGGGAGCGGCGGAgccggggcggccccgcgggAGCACCGCCTGCAGCCCGGGGACACGCTGCAGGGGCTGGCGCTGCGCTACGGGGTGACG ATGGAGCAGATCCAGCGCTCCAACCGCCTCTACTCCTCGGACACCATCTTCCTGAGAGCCACGCTGCTCATCCCGGGACACCGCGACACCCCCGGGGACACCGCCGGGGACACCGCCGGGGACACCGCCGGGGACACCgccggggacacccccggggacacccccggggacacccccggggaCGGTCCCGGCCCCTCCCGCCGCGACCTCTCGGCCTCGGATTTCCTGCGGCGCTTGGACGCCGAGATCGGGCGCTGCAAGGAGGCGGCGGCGCAGCGGCTGCAGGGCCCGAGCTGCAG ccccgggcccgccGCGGGTGGCCCCGGCCCCGCGTCCCCTCGGGGGGCCCGGCTGGGACCCCGGCCCCTCACCAGGACCCCGCGGGCAGCCGCGCTCAGGGACAGCGAGGACGAGATCTTCAC CTTGTGA
- the LOC132340166 gene encoding LOW QUALITY PROTEIN: rho guanine nucleotide exchange factor 11-like (The sequence of the model RefSeq protein was modified relative to this genomic sequence to represent the inferred CDS: deleted 1 base in 1 codon), whose product MSVRPPQAPDRLSSLSSSLGDSPSERRSPGHHRQPSDASETTGLVQRCVIIQRDQHGFGFTVSGDRVVLVQSVRPGGAAMRAGVQEGDRILKVNGTMVTNSSHLEVVKLIKSGAYVALTLLGSPPGPVGIPGSQQEPEPPACPQGPPQRITEPRPLQDPEVQKHAAQILRNMLRQEEAEFQRFQELLQRKPGAALEEQLEGARRRLSQLQLKVLQEARGAADLGSRPLEGSPQLPGRRPRDPQDGEGRLEPGPERAPAPAEVSRNSGFSEPGSPRSSPVLGSRLSTDPGSGRPQIIGPEEDCEPGSGSNESDSVFQDLGILKSRPAHLGVFLRFLFSQADPTPLLFHLCSEVCCQQSPRESRALGRDIWNVFLDRAAPLRVKVPEQLLAEIELRLRSGDELRPALLEAQESVIPEIQEQLQDYRTKRTLGLGSLYGENELQELELGNCAREPRECRERERALAERQLGHLGDILSKYEEERSSPMAFALSTFMAHAGIRPREPREPRESRESRGPGAPEKLPDKDKWLPFFPKAKKSSSSRKEKEQRQNPILKYIGKPRSSSQSTFHVPLSPAEAVKPGNVRTMIQHFENSHGEPPEPGAQRLSTGSIPEELLDPDSSRGEVRLGRSESLKGREELRRSRRSEPVPRSRSDVDMDAGSETPRLHSASSSASSLSNRSLENPTPPYTPKMGRRSMDSPSLGFGADPFLPHLLEDEPGAVPELEADPESQPGQNSQPGWQGWQQSAQSWQHSVSRELLASLSPREVDRQEVINELFVTELSHLRILRVLDLLFFQRLRREQLLSREELGLLFPNLPDLIDVHSSLWESMRRLREEQGPIVGEIGDLMLARFEGAAKEEFQRVAAAFCSSQSIALELIRTKQRKESRFQLFMQEAESNPQCRRLQLKDLLIAEMQRLTKYPLLLENVIKCSPAGSAEQQKLLRAREQSRDVLRAVNEAVRRAENRQRLQEHQRRLDTSALERTSNPLAAEFRNLDLTSHRMIHEGPLAWRVGKDKSVDLHVLLLEELLVLLQRQDERWLLKCHSKGGLGGTPDTKQSFSPVLKLSSLLVRSVATDKRALFIICTSELGPQIYELVALTSSEKNTWMQLLEQAVQGATRSLPGPPKQGQGEASGNGASSLLLPDPAVSPELARDTEPEDCSSAGSDPEPSGRARPLQELLEEPRGAGAGDPDPDPGDPDPGLGDPDPGLGDPDSVPGGPDPVPGIPKSPGNAGVAEAALEDVDTLRLLIVRRLRPGRDPQSEDGETPTAGAPSDPRGNGREFPTSGREFPMSGREFPTSSREFPTSSQEFPTSSQEFPTSGREFPTSSQEFPTSSQEFPTSGREFPVSSQEFPVSSQDSATSSWDSGMSSWEFPTSGQDSRMSGREFPGSGQEGPEGAEPSGIRINRKAQEEGPEEATPPRGCSQSEPELREGGGASAEGNFFYLSLPTGPPRPGGDTGDSPGDMGDPSGDTELILGTLEELRGKLLSLRAMEAAHRQLLRSLGGGDAAVPSVPSVPSVPNNVPNPVPGRAPPPPSPQSSPQAPRGHQGGHHGGHAGTTTLGTGSDAPAHL is encoded by the exons GTTGAGCAGCCTCTCCTCGTCCCTGGGCGATTCCCCCTCGGAGCGAAGGTCCCCCGGCCACCACCGGCAGCCCTCGGACGCCTCCGAGACCACAG GGCTGGTGCAGCGCTGTGTCATCATCCAGCGGGACCAGCATGGCTTCGGCTTCACCGTCAGCGGCGACCGCGTGGTGCTGGTGCAGTCCGTGCGCCCCg gTGGGGCTGCCATGAGGGCCGGCGTGCAGGAGGGCGACCGCATCCTCAAG GTGAACGGGACGATGGTGACCAACAGCTCCCACCTGGAGGTGGTGAAGTTGATCAAGT CCGGTGCCTACGtggccctgaccctgctggggTCCCCGCCCGGCCCTGTGGGAATTCCgggatcccagcaggagccGGAGCCCCCGGCGTGTCCCCAGGGGCCCCCCCAGCGCATCACGGAGCCCCGGCCCCTGCAG GACCCCGAGGTGCAGAAGCACGCGGCGCAGATCCTGCGGAACATGCTGCGCCAGGAGGAGGCCGAGTTCCAG cgcttccaggagctgctgcagcggAAGCCGGGCGCGGcgctggaggagcagctggagggggcGCGGCGCCGGCTgagccagctgcagctgaaggtgctgcaggaggcGCGCGGGGCCGCG GATCTGGGCTCCCGGCCCCTGGAGGGGTCCCCGCAGCTCCCGGGGCGCcgccccagggacccccaggacgGGGAGGGGCGGCTGGAGCCCGGCCCCGAgcgcgccccggccccggcggag GTCTCCCGGAATTCCGGCTTTTCCGAGCCCGGCAGCCCCCGGAGCTCCCCCGTGCTCGGCTCCCGCCTCTCCACGGATCCG GGATCGGGGAGGCCCCAGATCATCGGCCCCGAGGAGGATTGTGAGCCTGGGAGTGGCAGCAACGAG AGCGATTCCGTgttccaggatttgggaattctcaaATCCCGCCCGGCCCACTTGGGAGTTTTCCTGAGgttcctcttctcccaggccGATCCCACTCCTCTG CTGTTCCACCTGTGCTCCGAGgtttgctgccagcagagcccccgGGAGAGCCgggccctgggcagggacatctgGAACGTCTTCCTGGACAGGGCGGCG ccCCTGCGGGTGAAGGTGccggagcagctcctggctgagaTCG AGCTGCGCCTGCGGAGCGGGGACGAGCTGCGGCCGGCGCTGCTGGAGGCGCAGGAGTCGGTGATCCCGgagatccaggagcagctccaggactaCAG GACGAAGCGCacgctggggctgggcagcctctACGGGGAGAacgagctgcaggagctggagctcgGGAATTGCGCCCGGGAGCCGCGGGAATGCCGGGAGAGGGAGCGGGCGCTGGCCGAGAGgcagctgggacacctgggggacatcCT CTCCAAGTACGAGGAGGAGCGGAG ctcccccatGGCCTTCGCCCTCAGCACTTTCATGGCCCACGCCGGGATCCggccccgggagccccgggagccccgggaATCCCGGGAATCCCGCGGCCCCGGCGCCCCCGAGAAGCTCCCGGACAAGGACAAGTGGCTGCCCTTCTTCCCCAAGGCCAAAAAG agcagcagctccaggaaggagaaggagcagaggcagaaccCGATCCTGAAATACATCGGGAAGCCCCGGAGctcctcccagagca catttcatgtccccctgtccccagctgaag CAGTGAAGCCGGGGAACGTGCGGACCATGATCCAGCACTTTGAGAACAGCCACGGGGAGCCCCCGGAGCCGGGAGCGCAGCGCCTCTCCACGGGCAGCATTCCCGAGGAGCTGCTCGACCCCGACAG ctcccgggGCGAGGTGCGCCTGGGCCGCTCGGAGTCGCTGAAGGGGCGGGAGGAGCTGCGGCGCTCGCGGCGCTCGGAGCCGGTGCCGCGCTCCCGCAGCGACGTGGACATGGACGCGGGCAGCGAGACCCCCCGGCTGCACTCGGCCTCCTCCTCCGCCTCCAGCCTCTCCAACAG ATCCCTGGAAAACCCCACC CCCCCCTACACGCCAAAGATGGGGCGCAG GAGCATGGATTCTCCCAGCCTGGGCTTCGGGGCCGACCCCTTCCTCCCGCACCTGCTGGAGGACGAGCCGGGCGCGGTGCCCGAGCTGGAGGCGGATCCGGAGTCGCAGCCCGGCCAGAATTCCCAGCCcggctggcagggctggcagcagagcgcgcagagctggcagcactcGGTCAGCCgggagctgctggccagccTGTCCCCGCGGGAGGTGGATCGCCAGGAGGTCATCAACG agctgtttGTCACCGAGCTGTCCCACCTGCGCATCCTGCGTGTTCTggatttgcttttcttccaacGCCTGCGccgggagcagctcctgagccgggaggagctggggctgctcttcccCAACCTGCCCGACCTCATCGACGTGCACA GTTCCCTCTGGGAGTCCATGCGGAGGCTGCGGGAGGAGCAGGGTCCCATCGTGGGCGAGATCGGCGACCTCATGCTGGCCCGG TTCGAGGGCGCTGCCAAGGAGGAGTTCCAGCGCGTGGCCGCCGCCTTCTGCTCGTCGCAGTCGATCGCGCTGGAGCTGATCCGCACCAAGCAGCGCAAGGAGAGCCGCTTCCAGCTCTTCATGCAG GAGGCCGAGAGCAACCCGCAGTGCCGGCGGCTGCAGCTGAAGGACCTGCTGATCGCCGAGATGCAGCGCCTCACCAAGTACCCGCTGCTGCTGGAGAACGTCATCAAGTGCAGCCCGG cgggctcagcagagcagcagaagctgctccGGGCGCGGGAGCAGAGCCGGGACGTGCTGCGGGCGGTGAACGAGGCCGTGCGCCGCGCCGAGAACCGGCAGCGCCTGCAGGAGCACCAGCGGCGCCTGGACACCTCGGCGCTGGAGAGGACCAGCAACCCCCTGGCCGCGGAATTCCGG AACCTGGACCTGACCTCGCACCGGATGATCCACGAGGGACCCCTGGCCTGGAGAGTGGGCAAGGACAAGAGCGTGG ATCTGCacgtgctgctgctggaggagctgctggtgctgctgcagcggCAGGACGAGCGCTGGCTGCTGAAGTGCCACAGCAAGGGTGGCCTGGGGGGGACCCCGGACACCAAGCAGAGCTTCAGCCCCGTGCTCAAGCTCAGCTCGCTGCTGGTGCGCTCCGTGGCCACAG ACAAGCGTGCTCTGTTCATCATCTGCACCTCGGAGCTGGGCCCCCAAATCTACGAGCTGGTGGCACTGACGTCCTCGGAGAAGAACAC GTggatgcagctgctggagcaggcgGTGCAAGGGGCCACCAGGAGCCTCCCGGGGCCACCGAAACAGGGCCAGGGCGAGGCCAGCGGGAACGGAGCCTCCAG cctgctgctgccagaccccgccgtgtccccggaGCTGGCCCGAGACACTGAGCCCGAGGATTGCTCCTCAG CTGGCAGTGACCCCGAGCCCTCGGGCAGGGCCCGgcccctgcaggagctgctggaggagccgcggggggccggggctggggaccCCGACCCCGACCCGGGGGACCCCGACCCCGGCCTGGGGGACCCCGACCCCGGCCTGGGGGACCCCGACTCCGTCCCGGGGGGTCCCGACCCCGTCCCgggaatccccaaatccccgggGAACGCCGGAGTGGCCGAGGCAGCGCTGGAGGATG TGGACACCCTGCGGCTCCTGATTGTCCGGAGGCTCCGGCCGGGCCGGGACCCCCAAAGCGAGGACGGAGAGACCCCCACGGCCGGAGCCCCCAGCGACCCCCGGGGGAACGGCCGGGAATTCCCAACATCCGGCCGGGAATTCCCAATGTCCGGCCGGGAATTCCCAACATCCAGCCGGGAATTCCCAACgtccagccaggaattcccaacatccagccaggaattcccaacgTCCGGCCGGGAATTCCCAACatccagccaggaattcccaacatccagccaggaattcccaacgTCCGGCCGGGAATTCCCGGTgtccagccaggaattcccggTGTCCAGCCAGGACTCGGCCACGTCCAGCTGGGATTCCGGGATGTCCAGCTGGGAGTTCCCAACGTCCGGCCAGGATTCCAGGATGTCCGGCCGGGAATTCCCGGGGTCCGGCCAGGAAGGGCCGGAGGGGGCGGAGCCCAGCGGGATCCGAATCAACCGGAAAG cccaggaggagggGCCGGAGGAGGCCACGCCCCCGCGCGGCTGCAGCCAATCAGAGCCCGAGCTGCGGGAAGGAGGCGGAGCCAGCGCCGAGG ggAATTTCTTCTACCTGAGCCTCCCCACGGGCCCCCCCCGGccgggaggggacaccggggacagccctggggacatgggggaccCCTCTGGGGACACGGAGCTGATCCTGGGGAccctggaggagctgcgggGGAAACTGCTGAGCCTGAGG gccATGGAAGCCGCTCACCGGCAGCTGCTGCGCTCGCTGGGCGGGGGCGACGCCGccgtccccagtgtccccagtgtccccagtgtccccaacaatgtccccaaccccgtTCCCGggcgggccccgccgccccccagcccccagagctCGCCCCAGGCCCCGCGGGGACACCAGGGGGGACACCACGGGGGACACGCTGGCACCACCACCCTCGGCACAG GCTCCGACGCCCCCGCCCACCTTTAA
- the LYSMD1 gene encoding lysM and putative peptidoglycan-binding domain-containing protein 1 isoform X7 yields MAGSGGAGAAPREHRLQPGDTLQGLALRYGVTMEQIQRSNRLYSSDTIFLRATLLIPGHRDTPGDTAGDTAGDTAGDTAGDTPGDTPGDTPGDGPGPSRRDLSASDFLRRLDAEIGRCKEAAAQRLQGPSCRDSEDEIFTL; encoded by the exons ATGGCGGGGAGCGGCGGAgccggggcggccccgcgggAGCACCGCCTGCAGCCCGGGGACACGCTGCAGGGGCTGGCGCTGCGCTACGGGGTGACG ATGGAGCAGATCCAGCGCTCCAACCGCCTCTACTCCTCGGACACCATCTTCCTGAGAGCCACGCTGCTCATCCCGGGACACCGCGACACCCCCGGGGACACCGCCGGGGACACCGCCGGGGACACCGCCGGGGACACCgccggggacacccccggggacacccccggggacacccccggggaCGGTCCCGGCCCCTCCCGCCGCGACCTCTCGGCCTCGGATTTCCTGCGGCGCTTGGACGCCGAGATCGGGCGCTGCAAGGAGGCGGCGGCGCAGCGGCTGCAGGGCCCGAGCTGCAG GGACAGCGAGGACGAGATCTTCACCTTGTGA
- the LYSMD1 gene encoding lysM and putative peptidoglycan-binding domain-containing protein 1 isoform X5, which translates to MAGSGGAGAAPREHRLQPGDTLQGLALRYGVTMEQIQRSNRLYSSDTIFLRATLLIPGHRDTPGDTAGDTAGDTAGDTAGDTPGDTPGDTPGDGPGPSRRDLSASDFLRRLDAEIGRCKEAAAQRLQGPSCSPGPAAGGPGPASPRGARLGPRPLTRTPRAAALRDSEDEIFTL; encoded by the exons ATGGCGGGGAGCGGCGGAgccggggcggccccgcgggAGCACCGCCTGCAGCCCGGGGACACGCTGCAGGGGCTGGCGCTGCGCTACGGGGTGACG ATGGAGCAGATCCAGCGCTCCAACCGCCTCTACTCCTCGGACACCATCTTCCTGAGAGCCACGCTGCTCATCCCGGGACACCGCGACACCCCCGGGGACACCGCCGGGGACACCGCCGGGGACACCGCCGGGGACACCgccggggacacccccggggacacccccggggacacccccggggaCGGTCCCGGCCCCTCCCGCCGCGACCTCTCGGCCTCGGATTTCCTGCGGCGCTTGGACGCCGAGATCGGGCGCTGCAAGGAGGCGGCGGCGCAGCGGCTGCAGGGCCCGAGCTGCAG ccccgggcccgccGCGGGTGGCCCCGGCCCCGCGTCCCCTCGGGGGGCCCGGCTGGGACCCCGGCCCCTCACCAGGACCCCGCGGGCAGCCGCGCTCAGGGACAGCGAGGACGAGATCTTCACCTTGTGA
- the SCNM1 gene encoding sodium channel modifier 1 isoform X2, translating to MSFKRDESDPGPLGALQRRRVAELLASAIPEDEALLLRDGRLACSLCPQRPVCDTLQTLLLHRAGRKHLDNLQRSFGRHRWPQVALQGPQVTPQEAPGVAPGVQVEGQQLPDRDPRGDPKKFPDTTRAVPEPRECRECRNPRPCTQRGRSQGWEAGKERKFPKSRGAEPGAAADPAAPPAPAQSQKCPEKFPRFPRVPEEAPAPFPCVPAGAGSRIPLGTG from the exons ATGTCCTTTAAGCGCGACGAGAGCGACCCGGGGCCGCTCGGGGCGCTGCAG aggcGCCGCGTGGCCGAGCTGCTGGCCAGCGCCATCCCCGAGGACGAGGCGCTGCTGCTGCGCGATGGCAG gctggcgTGCTCGCTGTGTCCCCAGCGGCCCGTGTGTGACACTCTGCAGACGCTGCTGCTGCACCGGGCGGGCAGGAAGCACCTGGACA ACCTGCAGCGTTCCTTCGGGCGGCACCGCTGGCCCCAGGtggccctgcagggaccccaggtgaccccgcAGGAGGCCCCGGGTGTGGCCCCAGGTGTGCAG gtcgaagggcagcagctcccggACCGGGATCCCCGGGGtgatcccaaaaaattcccagacACCACCAGAGCCGTCCCGGAACCCCGGGAATGCCGGGAATGCCGAAACCCCCGGCCCTGCAcacagagagg GCGCTCCCAAGGATGGGAAGcggggaaggaaaggaaattcccGAAGTcccgaggggctgagcccggAGCGGCTGCGGATCCTGCGGCACCACCTGCACCTGCGCAG TCCCAGAAATGTCCAGAAAAATTCCCGAGGTTCCCCCGAGTCCCAGAAGAGGCCCCAGCGCCctttccctgtgtcccagccGGGGCTGGCTCCAGGATCCCGCTGGGAACTGGGTGA
- the LYSMD1 gene encoding lysM and putative peptidoglycan-binding domain-containing protein 1 isoform X2, translating into MAGSGGAGAAPREHRLQPGDTLQGLALRYGVTMEQIQRSNRLYSSDTIFLRATLLIPGHRDTPGDTAGDTAGDTAGDTAGDTPGDTPGDTPGDGPGPSRRDLSASDFLRRLDAEIGRCKEAAAQRLQGPSCSRAQGQRGRDLHLVTPGTAGTLGTPWIRSSPCDPGDSGDIGDTRDQIFTL; encoded by the exons ATGGCGGGGAGCGGCGGAgccggggcggccccgcgggAGCACCGCCTGCAGCCCGGGGACACGCTGCAGGGGCTGGCGCTGCGCTACGGGGTGACG ATGGAGCAGATCCAGCGCTCCAACCGCCTCTACTCCTCGGACACCATCTTCCTGAGAGCCACGCTGCTCATCCCGGGACACCGCGACACCCCCGGGGACACCGCCGGGGACACCGCCGGGGACACCGCCGGGGACACCgccggggacacccccggggacacccccggggacacccccggggaCGGTCCCGGCCCCTCCCGCCGCGACCTCTCGGCCTCGGATTTCCTGCGGCGCTTGGACGCCGAGATCGGGCGCTGCAAGGAGGCGGCGGCGCAGCGGCTGCAGGGCCCGAGCTGCAG CCGCGCTCAGGGACAGCGAGGACGAGATCTTCACCTTGTGAcaccggggacagcggggacattggggacaccctggaTCAGATCTTCAC CTTGTGAccccggggacagcggggacattggggacacccgGGATCAGATCTTCAC CTTGTGA